Proteins co-encoded in one Paraburkholderia edwinii genomic window:
- a CDS encoding cupin domain-containing protein — MKLFFPCIPGKSLTVVVADYAPGGDALSQEDAKSVFIFGYVVSGAIESQVSDGPKRVYHTGECFYGEPGALHRVSRNASKTKSAKLLTVLMVDNDDKALSVGVK; from the coding sequence ATGAAATTGTTTTTCCCCTGCATTCCCGGCAAGTCGTTGACTGTGGTGGTCGCTGACTATGCCCCCGGCGGAGATGCTCTGTCGCAGGAGGATGCAAAGTCAGTCTTCATCTTTGGCTACGTCGTCTCAGGCGCTATCGAGTCGCAAGTGAGCGACGGCCCGAAGCGGGTCTATCACACCGGGGAATGCTTTTATGGGGAACCTGGTGCCCTGCACCGTGTTAGCCGCAATGCGAGCAAGACGAAATCCGCGAAGCTGCTGACGGTGCTGATGGTCGATAACGACGACAAGGCGCTGAGCGTCGGAGTGAAGTAA
- a CDS encoding acyltransferase family protein, with translation MRNRYEIIDALRFILAAWVAIGHLGHFPIFGKQAIGATGAIHSLDRFTHTLIWGLPAVMAFFVISGFCIHTPFRRPGKIPILRFYLRRYIRVLAPVVVTVLLMSHLFPEMHILGSDSILWKSMLWSLVCEEIYYAVYPVLRAIRFKVGWWPVMGVTIATSIVLSDVYHRAPEWSDIGPVATALILFPVWISGCILAEKAHALKPLESAWTIWSWRMAAWLTMWVSEFLLFHVGVSKVVSMMYVGGVAYFWIRAEIAYHKDRAASPVLAAAGAFSYSLYLVHPSVLEGVKRYVPAVDEYTRSGWLFTAILTLVYAYIFYLLIEAPSHRLAKGVKLSPVKPAVVTKELV, from the coding sequence ATGAGAAACCGATACGAAATAATCGATGCATTGCGCTTTATTCTCGCCGCGTGGGTGGCGATAGGGCACCTCGGCCATTTCCCCATTTTCGGCAAGCAGGCGATCGGCGCGACCGGCGCCATTCATTCGCTCGATCGATTCACGCATACGTTGATATGGGGCCTGCCGGCGGTCATGGCGTTTTTCGTGATATCGGGTTTTTGCATCCACACGCCGTTCAGGCGGCCCGGCAAGATTCCCATCCTGAGGTTCTACCTGCGGCGCTATATCCGCGTGCTTGCGCCGGTCGTGGTGACCGTGTTGCTGATGTCGCATCTGTTCCCGGAGATGCATATCCTCGGCAGCGATTCGATCTTGTGGAAGAGCATGCTGTGGAGCCTTGTCTGCGAGGAGATCTACTACGCGGTTTATCCGGTGCTTCGCGCGATTCGCTTCAAGGTGGGCTGGTGGCCCGTGATGGGCGTCACGATAGCGACGAGCATCGTGCTATCCGATGTTTATCACCGGGCACCCGAATGGTCCGATATCGGTCCGGTCGCGACCGCGCTGATCCTGTTTCCCGTCTGGATCAGCGGGTGCATCCTCGCTGAAAAGGCACACGCGCTAAAACCGTTGGAAAGCGCCTGGACGATATGGTCGTGGCGCATGGCCGCTTGGCTCACGATGTGGGTCAGCGAGTTCCTGCTGTTCCATGTGGGCGTTTCGAAGGTCGTGAGCATGATGTACGTCGGCGGCGTGGCGTATTTCTGGATTCGCGCGGAGATCGCGTATCACAAGGACCGGGCGGCGTCTCCGGTGCTCGCGGCGGCCGGTGCGTTCAGTTATTCGTTGTATCTGGTCCACCCGAGCGTCCTCGAAGGCGTGAAGCGTTACGTGCCCGCGGTCGATGAATACACGCGTTCGGGATGGCTGTTTACGGCGATATTGACGCTCGTGTACGCGTACATTTTTTATCTGCTGATCGAGGCGCCGTCGCATCGGCTTGCCAAGGGCGTCAAGCTTTCGCCGGTAAAGCCGGCGGTCGTGACCAAAGAACTGGTTTAG
- a CDS encoding cobaltochelatase CobT-related protein, with amino-acid sequence MNDTERAAMQRAARAEALRAATVRALTGDAALHYSGGRLCRNMTPLPFHAPHLRVTQDERAAMAASAGHVVASACSSSVSSSVASAVWSSVASFRGSADSAALRTLHSDTEWHRQHMPADPVERLLFESFEQLRCESLLPPGMPGLAHNLRARFDAWSRGVYLSGVIDGDAGLLLYTVAQMCWSRLSGWPVLEETEGLIEATRASIAPAIGVALAGMRRTRHDQHAFAVHALDLAQRVRSMMDARRAAGLEDDDAQNQQNEEAARNAFSLFLEFDDGDDEGIALAHTGESRVLRASEHGYRVFTNRYDREAYAASFVRKALLAEYRERLDERIRAQPVNVARLARMLKAALAVPERDDWSFGEESGRIDGRRLAQLVSSPAERRLFRLERHTLISGAIVGFLIDCSGSMRAQIEPVAMLVDVLARALDCAGIASEILGFTTGAWNGGRARSDWLANGRPEHPGRLNEVLNLVFKDADTSWRRARADIAALLKGDLFREGVDGEAVEWACNRMRAHAANRRVLIVISDGSPMDAATHQANDAYYLDNHLKQVVAQQRAYGDVDVLGLGVGLDLSPYYRYSLAVDLSVAPDMALFSEVVRWIGKPAAA; translated from the coding sequence ATGAACGACACGGAGCGTGCCGCGATGCAGCGCGCCGCGCGGGCCGAAGCATTGCGCGCGGCGACCGTGCGCGCGCTTACCGGCGATGCGGCCTTGCATTACAGCGGTGGCCGGTTGTGCCGGAATATGACGCCGTTGCCGTTTCATGCACCACATCTTCGCGTCACGCAGGACGAGCGGGCGGCGATGGCGGCATCGGCGGGGCACGTGGTTGCATCGGCGTGCTCGTCCTCAGTGTCGTCCTCAGTTGCGTCCGCAGTGTGGTCCTCAGTTGCATCCTTCCGCGGCTCAGCCGATAGCGCCGCGTTGCGCACGCTTCATTCGGATACCGAATGGCACAGGCAGCACATGCCCGCCGATCCCGTCGAACGGCTGCTGTTCGAATCGTTTGAGCAGTTGCGTTGCGAATCGCTGCTGCCGCCCGGCATGCCGGGTCTCGCACACAATCTGCGCGCGCGTTTTGACGCGTGGTCGCGCGGCGTCTATCTGTCGGGTGTGATCGATGGCGATGCCGGCCTGCTGCTCTATACCGTCGCGCAGATGTGCTGGTCGCGTTTATCGGGCTGGCCGGTGCTGGAGGAAACCGAAGGGTTGATCGAAGCCACGCGTGCATCGATCGCGCCGGCGATCGGCGTGGCGCTTGCCGGCATGCGGCGCACGCGTCACGATCAACACGCCTTTGCGGTTCATGCGCTCGACCTTGCGCAGCGCGTAAGGTCGATGATGGACGCACGGCGCGCCGCCGGCCTCGAAGACGACGATGCCCAAAACCAGCAGAACGAAGAAGCGGCGCGCAACGCGTTTTCGCTCTTTCTCGAATTTGACGACGGTGATGACGAAGGCATCGCGCTCGCTCATACGGGCGAGAGCAGGGTGCTGCGCGCATCGGAGCACGGCTATCGCGTGTTCACGAACCGCTACGACCGCGAAGCTTATGCGGCGAGCTTCGTGCGCAAGGCGCTGCTTGCCGAATACCGCGAGCGTCTCGACGAACGCATCCGGGCGCAGCCCGTCAACGTTGCAAGGCTCGCGCGCATGCTGAAGGCGGCGCTTGCCGTGCCGGAACGCGACGACTGGTCGTTTGGCGAGGAAAGCGGGCGCATCGACGGCCGCCGGCTCGCGCAACTGGTCAGCTCGCCGGCCGAGCGGCGCCTGTTCCGTCTCGAGCGGCACACGCTGATTTCCGGAGCGATCGTCGGCTTTCTGATCGACTGCTCGGGCTCGATGAGAGCGCAGATCGAGCCCGTGGCAATGCTTGTGGACGTGCTTGCGCGTGCGCTCGATTGCGCTGGCATTGCGAGCGAAATTCTCGGCTTTACGACGGGCGCGTGGAACGGCGGGCGGGCGCGATCGGACTGGCTCGCTAACGGACGGCCCGAACATCCTGGGCGGCTCAACGAAGTGCTGAATCTCGTCTTCAAGGATGCCGACACGAGCTGGCGCCGCGCGCGTGCCGATATTGCCGCCTTGCTCAAAGGCGACCTGTTCCGCGAAGGTGTGGACGGCGAAGCGGTCGAATGGGCCTGCAACCGGATGCGCGCGCATGCGGCCAACCGCCGTGTGCTGATCGTCATATCGGATGGCAGTCCGATGGATGCGGCCACCCATCAGGCCAACGACGCGTACTACCTCGACAATCATCTGAAGCAGGTTGTCGCGCAGCAGCGCGCGTACGGCGATGTCGACGTGCTGGGTCTCGGCGTCGGGCTCGATTTGAGCCCGTATTACCGGTATTCGCTTGCGGTGGATCTGTCGGTTGCGCCCGATATGGCGTTGTTCTCCGAGGTGGTCCGCTGGATCGGCAAACCCGCGGCGGCCTGA
- a CDS encoding nitroreductase family protein, whose product MTNEITTTNAVIESMLSRSAAKYYDASATLSDDVIRDLVQIGTSAPTSFHLQNWRFIAVRTPEAKARLKPIAWNQPAITDAAVTFIVCGQLVDTSVIPERLAPLVKAGVMPASMVPEWEIPARNLYMAYPQRRRDEAVRSATFGAAAMIYAARSLGLGSTPMIGFDADAVHREFGLADDEVPVMLLSVGPERAGNWAQKPRRPVADVLDLV is encoded by the coding sequence ATGACAAACGAAATCACCACGACCAACGCGGTCATCGAATCGATGCTGAGCCGCAGCGCCGCCAAGTACTACGACGCCTCTGCCACCTTGAGCGACGATGTAATCCGCGATCTCGTGCAAATCGGCACTTCGGCGCCGACGTCCTTCCACTTGCAAAACTGGCGCTTCATCGCGGTACGCACACCTGAAGCCAAAGCACGGCTCAAGCCGATTGCGTGGAACCAGCCTGCGATTACCGATGCGGCGGTGACTTTTATCGTCTGTGGCCAGTTAGTCGATACGAGCGTCATCCCGGAGCGTCTGGCGCCGCTGGTCAAAGCGGGCGTCATGCCGGCAAGCATGGTGCCGGAATGGGAAATCCCCGCACGCAATCTGTATATGGCGTACCCGCAGCGCCGGCGCGACGAGGCAGTTCGTAGCGCGACCTTCGGCGCAGCCGCGATGATCTATGCGGCCCGCTCGCTAGGCCTGGGGTCGACGCCGATGATCGGCTTCGATGCCGATGCGGTGCATCGCGAGTTCGGACTCGCTGACGACGAAGTGCCGGTCATGCTGTTGTCGGTCGGACCGGAACGTGCCGGGAACTGGGCGCAGAAGCCGCGCCGTCCGGTGGCCGATGTGCTGGACCTCGTTTAA
- the xsc gene encoding sulfoacetaldehyde acetyltransferase has translation MSEHDQAHSNPSTATVTGPQAMTPSEAFVETLAANGVTDMFGIMGSAFMDAMDIFAPAGIRLIPVVHEQGAGHMADGYARVSGRHGVVIGQNGPGISNCVTAIAAAYWAHSPVVVVTPEAGTMGIGLGGFQEAKQLPMFQEFTKYQGHVTHPARMAEFTARCFDRAMSEMGPTQLNIPRDYFYGQIKAEIPQPQRLDRGAGGDQRLNEAADLIAQAKFPVIISGGGVVMADAIDECKALAERLGAPVVNSYLHNDSFPARHPLWCGPLGYQGSKAAMKLLAQADLVIALGSRLGPFGTLPQHGLEYWPQNAKIIQIDADHKMLGLVKKISVGICGDAKATAIALTERLKGRTLTSDATREARASQIAAEKAAWEKELDEWTHERDPFSLDMIEEQKNERTPTGGQYLHPRQVLRELEKAMPEDVMVSTDIGNINSIANSYLRFNRPRSFFAAMSWGNCGYAFPTIIGAKVAAPHRPAVSYAGDGAWGMSLMETLTCVRHNIPVTAVVFHNRQWGAEKKNQVDFYNRRFVAGELDSPSFAGIAKAMGAEGIVVDRLEDVGPALKKAIDMQMNHGKTTIVEIMCTRELGDPFRRDALSKPVRLLDKYKDYV, from the coding sequence ATGAGCGAGCACGATCAGGCGCATTCGAACCCCAGCACGGCCACCGTCACCGGTCCGCAGGCCATGACGCCTTCCGAGGCGTTCGTCGAAACCCTCGCCGCCAACGGCGTGACAGACATGTTCGGCATCATGGGCTCCGCGTTTATGGACGCGATGGACATCTTCGCGCCGGCCGGTATTCGCCTCATTCCCGTGGTCCACGAACAGGGCGCGGGCCATATGGCCGACGGCTATGCGCGCGTCTCGGGGCGCCACGGTGTGGTCATCGGCCAGAACGGCCCCGGCATCAGCAATTGCGTCACCGCGATCGCGGCGGCCTACTGGGCGCATAGCCCCGTCGTCGTCGTGACGCCCGAAGCGGGCACGATGGGCATCGGCCTCGGCGGCTTCCAGGAAGCGAAGCAGTTGCCGATGTTCCAGGAGTTCACCAAGTACCAGGGGCACGTTACGCACCCCGCGCGCATGGCCGAGTTCACGGCCCGCTGCTTCGACCGCGCGATGTCCGAGATGGGCCCGACGCAGCTCAACATTCCGCGCGACTACTTCTACGGCCAGATCAAGGCTGAGATTCCGCAGCCGCAGCGGCTCGACCGCGGCGCCGGCGGCGATCAGCGCCTTAACGAAGCGGCCGATCTGATCGCGCAGGCGAAATTCCCCGTCATCATCTCGGGCGGCGGTGTGGTCATGGCCGATGCCATCGACGAATGCAAGGCGCTGGCCGAGCGGCTCGGCGCGCCGGTCGTCAACAGCTATCTGCACAACGACTCGTTCCCGGCACGTCATCCGTTGTGGTGCGGACCGCTCGGCTACCAGGGCTCGAAGGCGGCCATGAAGCTGCTTGCGCAGGCCGATCTCGTGATCGCACTCGGCTCGCGCTTGGGGCCGTTCGGCACGCTGCCGCAGCACGGCCTCGAATACTGGCCGCAGAACGCGAAAATCATCCAGATCGACGCCGATCACAAGATGCTCGGCCTCGTCAAAAAGATTTCGGTCGGCATTTGCGGCGACGCGAAGGCCACCGCCATTGCCCTGACCGAGCGCCTGAAGGGCCGCACGCTTACCAGCGATGCGACGCGCGAAGCGCGTGCGAGCCAGATCGCCGCCGAAAAGGCCGCGTGGGAAAAAGAACTCGACGAATGGACGCACGAACGCGACCCGTTCAGCCTCGACATGATCGAGGAACAGAAAAACGAACGCACGCCGACCGGCGGCCAGTATCTGCATCCGCGCCAGGTGCTGCGCGAGCTCGAAAAAGCCATGCCGGAAGACGTGATGGTGTCCACCGACATCGGCAACATCAATTCGATCGCCAACAGCTACCTGCGCTTTAACCGGCCGCGCAGCTTCTTCGCCGCGATGAGCTGGGGCAACTGCGGCTACGCGTTCCCGACCATCATCGGCGCGAAGGTCGCCGCGCCGCACCGGCCGGCCGTGTCCTATGCGGGCGACGGCGCATGGGGCATGAGCCTGATGGAGACCCTCACCTGCGTGCGCCACAACATCCCTGTCACCGCGGTCGTGTTCCATAACCGCCAGTGGGGTGCGGAAAAGAAGAACCAGGTCGACTTCTACAACCGGCGTTTCGTGGCCGGCGAACTCGATAGCCCGAGCTTTGCGGGCATCGCGAAGGCGATGGGCGCCGAAGGCATCGTCGTCGACAGGCTCGAAGACGTCGGCCCCGCGCTGAAGAAAGCGATCGACATGCAGATGAATCACGGCAAAACCACGATCGTCGAAATCATGTGCACGCGTGAACTCGGCGATCCGTTCCGCCGCGATGCGCTCTCGAAGCCCGTGCGCCTGCTCGACAAGTACAAGGACTACGTCTAA
- a CDS encoding cupin domain-containing protein translates to MKIRSWMGASFAALALLAAWPAAAHGSGEKVMPTFDHPISNIPGKSLIAVVVDYAPGGASPSHEHAKSAFIYAYVVSGAIESQVNDGPKRVYHAGESFFEEPGGVHRVSRNASRTKPAKLLAVFVVDTDDKALTTPLK, encoded by the coding sequence ATGAAGATTCGATCCTGGATGGGTGCTTCGTTTGCGGCCCTGGCGCTTCTTGCAGCGTGGCCGGCTGCGGCACATGGCTCCGGCGAAAAGGTCATGCCAACCTTTGATCACCCTATTTCCAACATTCCCGGCAAGTCGTTGATCGCCGTAGTCGTGGACTATGCCCCGGGCGGAGCGTCGCCGTCGCACGAGCATGCGAAGTCGGCCTTCATCTATGCCTACGTCGTCTCGGGCGCTATCGAGTCGCAGGTGAACGACGGCCCGAAGCGGGTCTATCACGCAGGCGAAAGCTTCTTCGAGGAACCCGGCGGAGTGCACCGTGTTAGCCGCAATGCGAGCCGCACAAAACCCGCGAAGCTGCTCGCGGTGTTCGTAGTGGATACCGACGACAAGGCGCTGACCACCCCGCTTAAGTAA
- the pta gene encoding phosphate acetyltransferase: MKAINRIIEQARAHPMRIVMCESEDARILEAAQRATVAGIARIVLVGDPERTRHAAQKASVDLAGIDIVDPAASAFTSACADELFALRSKKGMTLEQAQHEVLHPLCFANLMVRLGHADGSIAGAVNTTADVVRTAIQVIGVRPSFKLVSSFFLMMLCEPFHTMKGGLIFSDCALVVDPDAEQLSEIAMAAADSARSLLMEEPRVAMLSFSTSGSAKHAAVDKVVAATHLVQAARPGLAIDGDVQLDAAIVAEIALRKVHHSQVEGHANTLIFPSLDAGNIGYKLAERIGGAKAIGPLLQGLHKPANDLSRGCCADDIFYVIAVTCVQAQAAAGLPIQRTTSENNAISGATDRSTASEYR; encoded by the coding sequence ATGAAAGCGATCAACCGGATCATCGAGCAGGCGCGTGCGCACCCGATGCGTATCGTGATGTGCGAAAGCGAAGACGCACGGATTCTGGAGGCCGCGCAACGCGCGACTGTCGCGGGCATTGCGCGCATCGTGCTGGTCGGCGACCCCGAGCGCACGCGGCATGCTGCGCAAAAAGCCAGCGTCGATCTTGCCGGCATCGACATCGTCGATCCTGCCGCATCCGCGTTCACATCTGCCTGCGCCGACGAACTGTTCGCTCTGCGTAGCAAGAAAGGCATGACGCTCGAGCAGGCGCAACACGAAGTGCTGCATCCGCTGTGCTTCGCGAACCTGATGGTACGGCTCGGTCACGCGGACGGATCGATTGCGGGCGCCGTCAACACCACCGCGGACGTCGTGCGCACGGCGATACAGGTGATCGGCGTCCGCCCGTCGTTCAAGCTCGTCTCGAGCTTCTTTCTGATGATGTTGTGCGAGCCCTTCCACACCATGAAAGGCGGGCTGATTTTTTCCGACTGCGCGCTCGTCGTCGATCCCGACGCGGAGCAGTTGTCGGAAATCGCGATGGCCGCCGCGGATAGCGCGCGCAGTCTGCTGATGGAAGAACCGCGCGTCGCGATGCTGTCGTTTTCGACGAGCGGCAGCGCGAAACACGCAGCCGTCGACAAGGTCGTGGCGGCCACTCATCTCGTGCAGGCGGCCCGACCGGGCCTCGCGATCGACGGCGATGTGCAGCTCGATGCCGCGATCGTCGCGGAAATCGCGCTGCGCAAGGTGCATCACTCGCAAGTCGAGGGGCATGCGAACACGCTGATTTTTCCGAGTCTCGATGCGGGGAATATCGGCTACAAGCTCGCCGAGCGCATCGGCGGCGCGAAGGCGATCGGCCCGCTGCTGCAAGGCCTGCACAAGCCGGCCAACGATTTATCGCGAGGCTGCTGCGCCGACGATATCTTCTATGTGATCGCAGTGACCTGCGTGCAGGCTCAGGCCGCCGCGGGTTTGCCGATCCAGCGGACCACCTCGGAGAACAACGCCATATCGGGCGCAACCGACAGATCCACCGCAAGCGAATACCGGTAA
- a CDS encoding YkgB family protein, producing the protein MTHGENQLRLQIAEKSVGSLSVFVLLRWALVVVFLWFGGMKFTMYEANGIAPFIAHSPFMSWLHTVFGVRGASEVIGVLELSTAAALIIGAFKPFFSALGAAMSAMTYLITLTFFLSTPGVAEPTAGGFPAISAAPGQFLLKDLVLLAASLCLLRASVRRPGLKD; encoded by the coding sequence ATGACCCATGGTGAAAATCAACTTCGTCTACAAATCGCTGAAAAGAGCGTTGGATCCCTATCTGTATTTGTTCTGCTCAGGTGGGCGCTTGTCGTCGTCTTTCTCTGGTTCGGCGGCATGAAATTCACGATGTACGAAGCAAACGGGATCGCTCCGTTCATCGCGCATAGTCCCTTTATGAGTTGGCTGCACACGGTGTTCGGTGTCAGAGGGGCGAGCGAGGTCATTGGCGTGCTGGAGTTATCGACCGCTGCTGCGCTCATCATTGGCGCGTTCAAGCCGTTCTTCTCCGCGTTGGGGGCAGCGATGTCCGCAATGACGTACCTCATTACGCTCACCTTCTTTTTGAGCACACCCGGTGTAGCAGAACCGACTGCGGGCGGTTTTCCGGCAATTTCCGCTGCGCCTGGCCAGTTTCTGCTTAAGGATCTCGTCTTGCTCGCTGCGTCGCTGTGTCTGCTCCGCGCATCCGTGCGGAGACCGGGGCTCAAAGACTGA
- a CDS encoding NADP-dependent isocitrate dehydrogenase, with protein MSTPPKIIYTLTDEAPALATYSLLPIVKAFTRSSGITVETRDISLAGRIIAAFPDVLKAEQKGSDDLAELGELTTRPEANIIKLPNISASVPQLKDAITELRDLGYKLPSYPDQAKTDAEKDVKARYDKIKGSAVNPVLREGNSDRRAPLSVKNYARKHPHKMGAWSAESKTHVSSMSHGDFYGSEKSALIGEAGSVRIELTAADGAKTVLKEKVAVRAGEIIDASVMSRKALRTFLEAQIADAKEKGVLFSVHLKATMMKVSDPILFGEVVSAFYKDVLAKHADTLAAAGFNPNNGIGDLYARLGDLPASVRDAIEADIAAQYAQRPSLAMVNSDKGITNLHVPSDVIIDASMPAMIRESGKMWGVDGALYDAKAVIPDRCYAGVYQATIEDCKQHGPFDPITMGSVPNVGLMAQAAEEYGSHDKTFQIAADGVVRVTDAAGKVLLEHTVQTGDIWRLCQTKDAAVQDWVKLAVNRARASHTPAVFWLDANRAHDAQLIKKVENYLQQHDVSGLDIRVLAPVDATRFSLERIRAGKDTISVTGNVLRDYLTDLFPIMELGTSAKMLSIVPLMAGGGMFETGAGGSAPKHVQQLVQEGFLRWDSLGEFLALAASLEHLGAAYGNAKAKVLATTLDEATGKLLDLNRSPARKVGGIDNRGSHFYLSLYWAEALAKQTDDAELSAQFKGVAAALAENEARIVEELAAAQGKPVNIGGYYRPNTDLAGKAMRPSSTMNRVIDAIA; from the coding sequence ATGTCCACGCCGCCGAAGATTATCTACACCCTCACCGATGAAGCTCCCGCGCTTGCCACATACTCGCTGCTACCGATCGTCAAAGCTTTTACGCGATCGTCGGGCATCACGGTCGAAACCCGTGACATCTCGCTCGCGGGCCGCATCATCGCTGCATTTCCTGACGTTCTGAAAGCTGAGCAGAAGGGTTCCGACGATCTCGCGGAACTCGGCGAGCTCACCACGCGTCCCGAAGCGAACATCATCAAGCTGCCGAATATCAGCGCATCTGTGCCGCAGTTGAAAGACGCGATCACTGAACTGCGCGATCTCGGATACAAGCTGCCGTCGTATCCCGACCAGGCTAAAACCGACGCCGAAAAAGACGTCAAGGCGCGTTACGACAAGATCAAGGGCAGCGCCGTGAATCCGGTCTTGCGCGAGGGCAATTCGGATCGCCGCGCGCCGCTGTCGGTGAAGAACTATGCGCGCAAGCATCCGCACAAGATGGGCGCGTGGAGCGCGGAATCGAAGACGCACGTGTCGAGCATGAGCCACGGCGATTTTTACGGCAGCGAGAAGTCGGCGCTGATCGGCGAGGCGGGCAGCGTTCGCATCGAACTGACGGCGGCCGACGGCGCGAAGACGGTGCTGAAAGAGAAGGTGGCGGTGCGCGCGGGCGAGATCATCGACGCGTCCGTGATGAGTCGCAAGGCACTGCGCACGTTCCTCGAAGCGCAGATCGCCGATGCGAAGGAAAAGGGCGTGCTGTTCTCCGTGCACCTGAAAGCGACCATGATGAAGGTCTCGGACCCGATTCTGTTCGGCGAGGTCGTGTCGGCTTTCTACAAGGATGTGCTGGCTAAACACGCGGATACGCTGGCTGCGGCGGGCTTCAATCCGAACAACGGCATTGGCGATCTGTACGCACGGCTCGGCGATCTGCCAGCGAGCGTGCGCGACGCGATCGAAGCGGATATCGCTGCGCAATACGCACAGCGCCCGAGCCTCGCGATGGTCAATTCGGACAAGGGCATTACCAATCTGCACGTGCCGAGCGATGTGATTATCGACGCGTCGATGCCTGCGATGATTCGCGAGTCGGGCAAGATGTGGGGCGTGGACGGCGCGCTGTACGACGCGAAGGCGGTCATTCCGGACCGCTGCTATGCCGGCGTCTACCAGGCGACGATCGAAGACTGCAAGCAGCATGGCCCGTTCGACCCGATCACGATGGGCAGCGTGCCGAACGTCGGCCTGATGGCGCAGGCGGCCGAAGAGTACGGTTCACACGACAAGACTTTCCAGATCGCGGCCGACGGTGTGGTGCGCGTGACCGACGCGGCCGGCAAGGTGCTGCTCGAGCACACCGTTCAAACCGGCGACATCTGGCGTTTGTGCCAGACCAAGGATGCGGCCGTGCAGGACTGGGTCAAGCTCGCGGTCAATCGCGCGCGTGCTTCGCACACGCCGGCGGTGTTCTGGCTGGACGCTAACCGCGCGCACGATGCGCAGCTGATCAAAAAGGTCGAGAACTACCTCCAGCAGCACGACGTGAGCGGCCTCGATATCCGTGTGCTGGCGCCGGTCGACGCGACGCGTTTCTCGCTTGAGCGTATTCGCGCGGGCAAGGACACGATTTCGGTGACCGGCAACGTGCTGCGCGATTACCTGACGGATCTGTTCCCGATCATGGAACTCGGCACCAGCGCGAAGATGCTGTCGATCGTGCCGCTGATGGCCGGTGGCGGCATGTTCGAAACCGGCGCGGGTGGCTCGGCGCCGAAGCATGTCCAGCAGCTGGTGCAGGAAGGTTTCCTGCGCTGGGATTCGCTTGGCGAGTTTCTCGCGCTGGCGGCGTCGCTCGAGCATCTGGGCGCCGCATACGGCAATGCGAAGGCCAAGGTGCTGGCCACTACGCTCGATGAAGCGACGGGCAAGCTGCTCGACCTGAACCGGTCGCCGGCGCGCAAGGTCGGCGGAATCGACAATCGCGGCAGCCATTTCTATCTGAGCCTGTATTGGGCCGAGGCGCTGGCGAAGCAGACCGACGACGCCGAACTGAGCGCGCAATTCAAGGGCGTCGCTGCGGCGCTGGCCGAGAATGAGGCGCGCATCGTCGAAGAACTGGCGGCCGCGCAAGGTAAGCCCGTGAATATCGGCGGTTACTATCGCCCGAACACCGACCTCGCGGGCAAGGCCATGCGGCCGAGCTCGACGATGAATCGCGTGATCGACGCCATCGCGTAA
- a CDS encoding carboxymuconolactone decarboxylase family protein yields MPRITLPTPEQVPADSKPTLDAFTKNIGFTPTMMAIFAQSPIAFNSWATLLGSLSKALDVKTRDSIGLAVSEVNGCNYCLTVHSFTAEHMARLPADEIILARKGHATDPKRDAAVQFARKVIETRGKVSDADLKAVRDAGYTDANVMEIIALVAQYSLTNFFNNVFDPEKDFPAVAPAGSI; encoded by the coding sequence ATGCCGAGAATTACCTTGCCCACGCCGGAACAAGTGCCGGCCGATTCGAAGCCGACGCTCGATGCGTTCACCAAAAACATCGGGTTCACCCCGACCATGATGGCGATATTCGCGCAGAGCCCGATCGCGTTCAACTCATGGGCCACGTTGCTCGGCTCCCTGAGCAAGGCGCTCGACGTGAAGACGCGCGACAGCATCGGTCTCGCGGTCTCGGAAGTGAACGGCTGCAACTACTGCCTGACGGTTCACAGCTTTACGGCCGAGCATATGGCCCGTCTTCCGGCCGATGAAATCATTCTTGCGCGGAAGGGCCATGCCACCGATCCAAAGCGCGACGCCGCGGTGCAGTTTGCGCGCAAAGTCATCGAGACGCGCGGCAAGGTCAGTGACGCCGATCTGAAGGCGGTCCGCGATGCGGGCTACACCGATGCGAATGTCATGGAGATCATCGCGCTGGTGGCCCAGTACTCGCTGACGAACTTTTTCAACAACGTGTTCGATCCCGA